Proteins encoded together in one Camelina sativa cultivar DH55 chromosome 9, Cs, whole genome shotgun sequence window:
- the LOC104711651 gene encoding UPF0183 protein At3g51130, translating to MKDYSKIGDKLVMQRPRRRCEGTAMGATVFDLRPGVGIGPFTIGMPICEAFAQIEQQPNIYDVVHVKYYDEDPLKMDVVISFPDHGFHLRFDPWSQRLRLVEIFDVKRLQMRYATSMIGGPSTLATFVAVYALFGPTFPGIYDKERGIYSLFYPGLSFEFPIPNQYTDCCHDGEAALPLEFPDGTTPVTCRVSIYDNSSDKKVGVGKLMDRASVPPLPSGSLYMEEVHVKLGKELFFTVGGQHMPFGASPQDVWTELGRPCGIHPKQVDQMVIHSASDPRPKTTICGDYFYNYFTRGLDILFDGETHKVKKFVLHTNYPGHADFNSYIKCNFVIPVGEDAAEANRGGNKITPSTNWDQVKEILGECGPAAIQTQGSTSNPFGSTYVYGYQNVAFEVMKNGHIATITLF from the exons ATGAAGGATTACTCAAAGATCGGCGATAAACTAGTGATGCAAAGACCTAGACGACGATGCGAAGGAACCGCCATGGGCGCCACCGTGTTCGATCTCCGTCCCGGCGTCGGCATCGGACCTTTCACTATCG GAATGCCGATTTGTGAAGCTTTTGCTCAGATAGAGCAGCAACCTAACATATACGATGTTGTTCATGTTAAATACTACGACGAG GATCCTTTGAAAATGGATGTTGTTATTAGCTTTCCAGATCATGGGTTTCATCTTCGATTTGATCCCTGGTCTCAG AGGTTACGCcttgttgagatatttgatgttaaGCGGCTTCAAATGCGCTACGCCACTTCTATGATTGG GGGTCCATCAACACTGGCCACTTTTGTTGCTGTGTATGCACTCTTTGGACCAACCTTTCCTGGGATTTATGATAAAGAAAGAGGGATATATTCTCTGTTCTACCCG GGGTTATCCTTCGAGTTTCCAATTCCTAACCAATACACGGACTGCTGCCATGATGGAGAAG CGGCACTACCATTAGAGTTTCCAGATGGCACCACACCAGTAACATGCCGGGTCTCTATATATGACAACTCAAGTGACAAAAAAGTTGGTGTCGGAAAGCTGATGGATAGAGCATCTGTCCCTCCTTTGCCATCTGGCAGCTTGTATATGGAAGAGGTCCATGTCAAG CTTGGCAAGGAACTATTCTTTACTGTTGGAGGCCAGCATATGCCTTTTGGTGCATCACCACAG GATGTATGGACTGAACTAGGTCGACCATGTGGGATCCACCCAAAGCAG GTAGATCAAATGGTTATTCATTCCGCTTCAGATCCACGGCCAAAAACAACTATATGTGGGGATTACTTTTACAACTATTTCACTCGCGGTTTGGATATCCTGTTTGACGGAGAG ACtcacaaagttaaaaagtttgTTCTTCACACCAACTATCCCGGTCATGCTGATTTCAACTCATACATAAAGTGCAATTTTGTGATTCCTG TTGGGGAGGATGCGGCAGAAGCAAACAGAGGTGGAAACAAGATCACTCCAAGCACTAATTGGGATCAGGTTAAG GAAATACTCGGGGAATGTGGCCCAGCAGCTATTCAGACGCAGGGGTCAACGAGCAACCCTTTTGGATCAACATATGTGTATGGCTATCAGAATGTTGCTTTTGAG GTGATGAAGAATGGTCATATAGCCACTATAACTTTGTTCTAG
- the LOC109126464 gene encoding B2 protein-like, which translates to MFIKNPLLRQHILEDEVLSGYIFVCNNDTMQEDMKRHLFGLPPRYRDSARAITPGLPLFLYNYTTHQLHGIFEATTFGGTNIDSTAWEDKKCKGESRFPAQIRIRVRKIYKALKEDSFKPVLHQYDGPKFRFELSVMMNTILDLLDLCEQAGSA; encoded by the exons ATGTTTATCAAAAATCCACTACTGAGACAACATATTCTTGAGGACGAAGTTCTTAGTGGCTACATCTTTGTTTGCAACAATGATACCATGCAGGAGGATATGAAACGTCACCTCTTC GGTTTACCTCCAAGATACAGAGACTCTGCTCGAGCAATAACACCTGGATTGCCTTTGTTTCTTTACAACTACACCACTCACCAGCTTCATGGCATATTTGAG GCAACAACTTTTGGAGGTACTAATATTGATTCTACTGCTTGGGAAGACAAAAAGTGCAAAGGAGAATCAAGGTTCCCGGCTCAG atcCG GATCAGAGTGAGGAAAATATACAAAGCCTTGAAAGAGGACTCCTTCAAGCCAGTTCTTCACCAGTATGATGGTCCAAAATTCCGCTTTGAGCTCTCTGTTATGATGAAT ACAATATTGGATCTGCTAGACCTCTGCGAACAAGCTGGTTCTGCATAA
- the LOC104711656 gene encoding GDP-mannose 4,6 dehydratase 2-like, with protein MASENNGSSSEAVTAVGMPPSQPRKVALITGITGQDGSYLTEFLLKKGYEVHGLIRRSSNFNTQRINHIYIDPHNVDKALMKLHYADLTDASSLRRWLDVIKPDEVYNLAAQSHVAVSFEIPDYTADVVATGALRLLEAVRSYTIDSGRTIKYYQAGSSEMFGSTPPPQSESTPFHPRSPYAVSKCAAHWYTVNYREAYGLFACNGILFNHESPRRGENFVTRKITRALGRIKVGLQRKLFLGNLQAARDWGFAGDYVEAMWLMLQQEKPDDYVVATEEAHTVEEFLEVSFGYLGLNWRDHVEIDQRYFRPAEVDNLKGDASKAKEVLGWTPQVGFEKLVKMMVDEDLELAKREKVLADAGYMDAQQQP; from the coding sequence atgGCGTCAGAAAACAACGGATCCAGTTCCGAAGCCGTCACCGCCGTTGGAATGCCGCCGTCTCAGCCGAGGAAGGTAGCTCTGATCACCGGAATCACCGGCCAAGACGGATCGTATCTGACGGAGTTCCTTCTCAAAAAAGGCTACGAAGTCCACGGGCTGATCCGTCGATCGTCCAATTTCAACACCCAGCGGATCAACCACATCTACATCGATCCACACAATGTCGACAAAGCTCTGATGAAGCTCCACTACGCTGATCTCACCGACGCTTCGTCGCTTCGCCGTTGGCTCGATGTGATCAAGCCTGACGAGGTCTACAACCTAGCTGCTCAGTCTCACGTCGCTGTCTCCTTCGAGATCCCTGATTACACAGCCGATGTAGTCGCCACCGGTGCTCTCCGTCTCCTTGAAGCCGTCAGATCTTACACCATCGACAGTGGCCGGACCATCAAGTACTACCAAGCCGGATCTTCGGAGATGTTCGGGTCAACTCCACCTCCACAATCTGAGTCGACGCCGTTTCATCCCAGATCTCCTTACGCAGTTTCCAAATGCGCTGCTCATTGGTACACTGTGAATTACAGAGAAGCGTACGGTCTCTTCGCCTGTAACGGAATCTTGTTCAATCACGAGTCACCGCGCCGTGGTGAGAACTTCGTGACCAGGAAGATCACAAGAGCCTTGGGAAGGATCAAGGTTGGTCTGCAGAGGAAGCTCTTCCTTGGGAATTTGCAGGCGGCAAGGGATTGGGGATTCGCAGGGGACTATGTGGAGGCAATGTGGTTGATGCTGCAGCAAGAGAAGCCAGACGATTACGTTGTTGCAACGGAGGAAGCACACACAGTGGAAGAGTTTCTTGAGGTGTCGTTTGGGTACTTGGGACTCAATTGGAGAGACCATGTTGAGATTGACCAGAGGTACTTTAGGCCAGCTGAAGTGGATAACCTCAAAGGAGATGCTAGCAAGGCAAAGGAAGTGTTGGGGTGGACACCACAAGTAGGGTTTGAGAAGCTTGTGAAGATGATGGTTGATGAAGATCTTGAGCTTGCTAAGAGGGAGAAAGTGCTTGCTGATGCTGGTTACATGGATGCTCAGCAGCAACCTTGA
- the LOC104711655 gene encoding kinesin-like protein KIN-7G isoform X1, whose product MGLGEDQMQGPSGREEKIFVSVRLRPLSVKERVRNDVADWECINDETVLYRSHLSISERSMYPTAYTFDRVFGPECCTREVYDQGAKEVALSVVNGVHASVFAYGQTSSGKTYTMTGITDYALADIYDYIEKHKERAFILKFSAMEIYNESVRDLLSTDISPLRLLDDPEKGTVVEKLTEETLRDWNHFKELLSICIAQRQIGETALNEDSSRSHQILRLTVESTAREYLANDKFSTLTATVNFIDLAGSERASQSLSAGTRLKEGGHINRSLLTLGTVIRKLSKGKNGHIPFRDSKLTRILQTSLGGNARTSIICTLSPARIHVEQSRNTLLFASCAKEVTTNAQVNVVMSDKALVKHLQRELAKLESQLSSPRQALVVSDTTALLKEKDLQIEKLHKEVYRLAQELERAYSRIEDLQQIIGEAPQKEILSTDSEQTNVVMGRQYPKLRVRSSWESLNITPESPLSARASIMMSPQSTEHGSDENVFQLSDFRLNSGASSPAQHLPFVTPGKFTKVRLNIRGAESKNEPHSRKRESADQSRVQEERFHEMDEPSEVDSEYPCTELRGIETESPCITMYPEPNLLPDRCKAVSALPICVPESKNLRPLTETEEEEDDERVKEISSVSIQSAEKSEPIKVSPHCVLSLTDESFPHQSSNLRRDPTDQDFVTPSPEKPLARNLERDSQTAGGLRLTRSQSCGASFVSSSFFSVSEIDANRPPGWYQNERAESNLKSYNNKRPPLPKHISRMSMPATWFEKEFNPTQRMPAALDGVNKRKSSQNGSQVSPSKSHVYARQTSGRTSLSQGVGEETIPQRDKRIIHLSMDEIEQKFLALRSSKSFKDAAVDPIQDYLTMPLDWPLEFKRLEMEIIELWHACNVSLSHRSYFFLLFRGDQKDCLYMEVELRRLKYIRETFTHNSKAIENGRTLTSMSSLRALNRERYKLSQLMQKKLTKEERENVFLRWGIGLNTKHRRLQLAHRVWSESKDMEHVRESASVVGKLMGFVDMDLASKEMFGLNFSLRPRPKKSSLWKRSVLSLSNL is encoded by the exons ATGGGTTTAGGAGAAGATCAGATGCAAGGACCAAGTGGTAGGGAAGAGaagatttttgtttctgttcGTCTGAGGCCATTAAGTGTGAAAGAAAGGGTTAGGAATGATGTGGCAGACTGGGAATGCATCAATGATGAAACGGTTCTATACAGGAGCCATCTTTCTATATCCGAGCGTTCTATGTACCCCACTGCGTATACATTTG ACAGAGTGTTTGGCCCTGAGTGTTGTACCAGGGAGGTGTATGATCAAGGGGCGAAGGAAGTGGCTCTCTCTGTTGTTAATGGGGTTCATG CTAGTGTCTTTGCATATGGGCAAACAAGCAGTGGGAAGACATACACTATGACTGGAATTACTGATTACGCCTTGGCcgatatatatgattacattgAGAAG CACAAGGAAAGAGCATTTATTCTGAAGTTCTCAGCCATGGAGATCTACAATGAGTCTGTAAGAGACCTCTTGAGTACAGATATTAGTCCCCTCAGACTTCTAGATGATCCTGAG AAAGGGACCGTTGTTGAGAAGCTCACGGAGGAAACTCTGCGGGACTGGAATCATTTTAAGGAGCTTTTATCAATCTGTATTG CTCAACGACAAATTGGAGAGACAGCTTTAAATGAAGATAGTTCCCGCTCTCATCAGATTCTGAGATTG ACAGTTGAAAGCACAGCACGTGAATATTTGGCGAATGATAAATTTAGTACACTCACAGCAACAGTG AATTTCATTGATCTTGCTGGAAGTGAACGTGCATCTCAATCATTATCTGCTGGCACAAGGTTGAAAGAAGGTGGTCATATAAACCGAAGTTTACTAACACTAGGAACTGTCATTCGAAAGCTAAG TAAAGGAAAAAATGGGCACATTCCATTCAGAGATTCCAAGCTGACACGGATACTTCAGACTTCCTTGGGAGGAAACGCCAGAACTTCCATAATCTGCACACTGAGTCCTGCAAGAATACATGTTGAGCAATCAAGAAATACACTGTTGTTCGCAAGCTGTGCCAAGGAGGTGACAACAAATGCACAAGTCAATGTTGTCATGTCTGATAAAGCTCTGGTTAAACATTTACAGAGAGAGTTGGCTAAATTGGAGAGTCAGTTGAGCAGCCCTCGTCAAGCTCTTGTTGTGTCTGACACAACTGCATTGCTGAAGGAGAAAGACCTCCAAATCGAAAAG CTACATAAAGAGGTATACCGACTAGCACAAGAATTAGAGCGGGCGTATTCTCGGATTGAGGATCTTCAACAGATTATTGGAGAAGCACCACAAAAAGAGATATTATCAACAGACTCAGAACAGACAAAT GTGGTTATGGGACGTCAGTACCCCAAGCTGCGGGTGCGTAGTTCATGGGAGTCTCTAAATATAACACCAGAAAGCCCTCTATCAGCGCGAGCATCCATTATGATGTCCCCACAATCAACCGAGCATGGTTCTGACGAGAATGTATTCCAGCTTTCAGACTTTAGGTTAAATTCTGGTGCAAGTAGTCCAGCCCAACACCTTCCATTTGTAACTCCTGGGAAATTCACTAAAGTTCGACTTAATATTCGTGGGGCAGAAAGTAAAAACGAACCGCACAGTCGCAAGAGGGAATCTGCAGATCAGTCTCGTGTTCAGGAAGAACGATTTCATGAAATGGACGAACCAAGTGAGGTAGATTCTGAATATCCGTGCACGGAACTTCGAGGCATAGAAACAGAGAGTCCCTGTATCACCATGTATCCAGAGCCAAACCTGCTTCCAGACCGGTGCAAGGCTGTGAGTGCACTTCCAATATGTGTACCTGAGTCAAAGAACTTAAGACCACTAAcagaaactgaagaagaagaagatgatgaaagagTAAAGGAAATCAGTAGTGTCTCTATCCAATCAGCGGAAAAAAGTGAACCCATCAAAGTCTCTCCACACTGTGTTTTGTCACTTACTGACGAATCATTTCCTCATCAGTCTTCTAACCTCAGAAGAGACCCTACAGATCAAGATTTTGTCACTCCGTCTCCTGAAAAGCCTCTAGCTAGGAATCTTGAGAGAGATTCACAAACGGCAGGAGGCTTGAGGCTTACTAGAAGCCAAAGCTGCGGAGCAAGCTTTGTATCGAGCTCGTTCTTTTCTGTGTCTGAGATAGATGCTAACAGACCACCAGGCTGGTATCAGAATGAAAGAGCTGAGAGCAACCTGAAATCGTACAACAACAAGAGGCCGCCATTGCCAAAGCATATTAGCCGGATGAGCATGCCAGCAACTTGGTTCGAGAAAGAGTTCAACCCCACCCAAAGAATGCCAGCTGCTTTAGATGGTGTTAATAAGAGAAAGTCATCACAGAATGGATCACAGGTTTCTCCCTCTAAATCTCATGTGTATGCACGCCAGACAAGTGGTAGAACTTCACTCAGCCAAGGCGTAGGTGAAGAGACTATTCCTCAAAGGGACAAGCGAATCATTCATCTATCG ATGGATGAGATAGAGCAAAAGTTCTTGGCTCTAAGATCGTCAAAGAGTTTCAAGGACGCTGCTGTTGACCCCATACAAGACTATTTAACCATGCCATTGGACTGGCCGTTGGAGTTCAAGAGACTCGAGATGGAGATAATAGAGCTATGGCATGCTTGCAACGTTTCCTTGTCACACAGAAGTTACTTCTTCCTTCTATTCAGAGGAGATCAGAAAGATTGCTTGTACATGGAGGTAGAACTCCGCAGGCTCAAGTACATCAGAGAAACCTTTACCCACAATAGCAAGGCTATTGAAAATGGACGCACCCTTACATCAATGTCCAG CCTGAGGGCGTTGAACAGGGAGAGGTACAAGCTGAGTCAGCTGATGCAGAAGAAACTGacgaaagaagagagagagaacgtgTTCTTGAGATGGGGCATTGGGCTGAACACAAAGCACAGGCGGCTCCAACTGGCGCATCGTGTCTGGTCAGAGAGCAAAGACATGGAGCATGTCCGAGAGAGCGCCTCCGTTGTGGGAAAGCTCATGGGGTTCGTGGACATGGATTTGGCGTCCAAGGAAATGTTTGGCCTCAACTTCTCACTTAGACCCCGTCCTAAGAAATCTAGCCTTTGGAAACGCAGTGTTTTGTCGCTCTCTAATTTGTAA
- the LOC104715540 gene encoding uncharacterized protein LOC104715540, translated as MDCSFPALKLVQGDSANNFTAPQQPPSPPHRDHPLPLNENSPMMTFYDIGSCPVPPSTSCLKLRNNIDSLLPKLVGFAGVLDMTAYHKPDFFEKKINQRRDLVKGRITVVSTEPPLEGKQKRPDQLIKQLMHKFVLENPEIPVLLISNDVRFASCLRELTASKYTVILAHDKNAEKELTGAVEKTIDWELLAKGEQGKPYQNYLIEEDEKYFQATGKRGPLYKAREQEKMAKEEIHKKKLIDMDKKYFDATGKQGTRYKEWEEKKRKREERESPNKKRKKGKKGKKHVEEEDEGFGGESND; from the exons ATGGATTGTAGTTTTCCTGCCCTCAAACTGGTTCAAGGGGACTCCGCCAACAACTTCACCGCCCCACAGCAACCTCCCTCTCCTCCTCACCGAGATCATCCTCTTCCTTTGAATGAAAACTCTCCCATGATGACCTTCTATGACATAGGTTCATGTCCTGTTCCACCATCTACCTCTTGTCTCAAACTTAGAAATAATATAGACAGCTTACTGCCCAAGCTTGTCGGTTTTGCCGGTGTGTTGGACATGACTGCTTATCACAAGCctgatttttttgaaaagaagatCAATCAGCGGAGAGATCTGGTAAAAGGACGCATCACAGTCGTTTCCACTGAGCCTCCTTTAGAAGGAAAAC AGAAAAGGCCGGATCAGCTTATCAAGCAGTTGATGCATAAGTTTGTTCTCGAGAACCCGGAAATCCCTGTTCTTCTCATATCCAATGATGTCCGCTTTGCCTCTTGCCTTCGAGAGTTGACTGCATCGAAGTATACCGTAATCCTCGCTCACGACAAGAACGCCGAGAAAGAATTGACTGGAGCGGTTGAGAAAACAATAGACTGGGAACTTCTGGCCAAGGGTGAACAAG GTAAGCCGTATCAGAACTATCTGATTGAGGAGGATGAAAAGTATTTTCAGGCCACGGGTAAACGAGGTCCCCTGTATAAGGCAAGGGAACAAGAGAAGATGGCaaaggaagaaatacataagaaaaagcTGATTGATATGGACAAAAAGTATTTTGATGCCACGGGTAAACAAG GTACCCGGTATAAGGAGtgggaagaaaagaagaggaagagggaaGAACGTGAGAGTCCGAATAAGAAGCGGAAGAAAggtaaaaaaggtaaaaaacatgtagaggaagaagatgaaggattTGGAGGAGAGAGTAATGATTGA
- the LOC104711655 gene encoding kinesin-like protein KIN-7G isoform X2: MTGITDYALADIYDYIEKHKERAFILKFSAMEIYNESVRDLLSTDISPLRLLDDPEKGTVVEKLTEETLRDWNHFKELLSICIAQRQIGETALNEDSSRSHQILRLTVESTAREYLANDKFSTLTATVNFIDLAGSERASQSLSAGTRLKEGGHINRSLLTLGTVIRKLSKGKNGHIPFRDSKLTRILQTSLGGNARTSIICTLSPARIHVEQSRNTLLFASCAKEVTTNAQVNVVMSDKALVKHLQRELAKLESQLSSPRQALVVSDTTALLKEKDLQIEKLHKEVYRLAQELERAYSRIEDLQQIIGEAPQKEILSTDSEQTNVVMGRQYPKLRVRSSWESLNITPESPLSARASIMMSPQSTEHGSDENVFQLSDFRLNSGASSPAQHLPFVTPGKFTKVRLNIRGAESKNEPHSRKRESADQSRVQEERFHEMDEPSEVDSEYPCTELRGIETESPCITMYPEPNLLPDRCKAVSALPICVPESKNLRPLTETEEEEDDERVKEISSVSIQSAEKSEPIKVSPHCVLSLTDESFPHQSSNLRRDPTDQDFVTPSPEKPLARNLERDSQTAGGLRLTRSQSCGASFVSSSFFSVSEIDANRPPGWYQNERAESNLKSYNNKRPPLPKHISRMSMPATWFEKEFNPTQRMPAALDGVNKRKSSQNGSQVSPSKSHVYARQTSGRTSLSQGVGEETIPQRDKRIIHLSMDEIEQKFLALRSSKSFKDAAVDPIQDYLTMPLDWPLEFKRLEMEIIELWHACNVSLSHRSYFFLLFRGDQKDCLYMEVELRRLKYIRETFTHNSKAIENGRTLTSMSSLRALNRERYKLSQLMQKKLTKEERENVFLRWGIGLNTKHRRLQLAHRVWSESKDMEHVRESASVVGKLMGFVDMDLASKEMFGLNFSLRPRPKKSSLWKRSVLSLSNL, encoded by the exons ATGACTGGAATTACTGATTACGCCTTGGCcgatatatatgattacattgAGAAG CACAAGGAAAGAGCATTTATTCTGAAGTTCTCAGCCATGGAGATCTACAATGAGTCTGTAAGAGACCTCTTGAGTACAGATATTAGTCCCCTCAGACTTCTAGATGATCCTGAG AAAGGGACCGTTGTTGAGAAGCTCACGGAGGAAACTCTGCGGGACTGGAATCATTTTAAGGAGCTTTTATCAATCTGTATTG CTCAACGACAAATTGGAGAGACAGCTTTAAATGAAGATAGTTCCCGCTCTCATCAGATTCTGAGATTG ACAGTTGAAAGCACAGCACGTGAATATTTGGCGAATGATAAATTTAGTACACTCACAGCAACAGTG AATTTCATTGATCTTGCTGGAAGTGAACGTGCATCTCAATCATTATCTGCTGGCACAAGGTTGAAAGAAGGTGGTCATATAAACCGAAGTTTACTAACACTAGGAACTGTCATTCGAAAGCTAAG TAAAGGAAAAAATGGGCACATTCCATTCAGAGATTCCAAGCTGACACGGATACTTCAGACTTCCTTGGGAGGAAACGCCAGAACTTCCATAATCTGCACACTGAGTCCTGCAAGAATACATGTTGAGCAATCAAGAAATACACTGTTGTTCGCAAGCTGTGCCAAGGAGGTGACAACAAATGCACAAGTCAATGTTGTCATGTCTGATAAAGCTCTGGTTAAACATTTACAGAGAGAGTTGGCTAAATTGGAGAGTCAGTTGAGCAGCCCTCGTCAAGCTCTTGTTGTGTCTGACACAACTGCATTGCTGAAGGAGAAAGACCTCCAAATCGAAAAG CTACATAAAGAGGTATACCGACTAGCACAAGAATTAGAGCGGGCGTATTCTCGGATTGAGGATCTTCAACAGATTATTGGAGAAGCACCACAAAAAGAGATATTATCAACAGACTCAGAACAGACAAAT GTGGTTATGGGACGTCAGTACCCCAAGCTGCGGGTGCGTAGTTCATGGGAGTCTCTAAATATAACACCAGAAAGCCCTCTATCAGCGCGAGCATCCATTATGATGTCCCCACAATCAACCGAGCATGGTTCTGACGAGAATGTATTCCAGCTTTCAGACTTTAGGTTAAATTCTGGTGCAAGTAGTCCAGCCCAACACCTTCCATTTGTAACTCCTGGGAAATTCACTAAAGTTCGACTTAATATTCGTGGGGCAGAAAGTAAAAACGAACCGCACAGTCGCAAGAGGGAATCTGCAGATCAGTCTCGTGTTCAGGAAGAACGATTTCATGAAATGGACGAACCAAGTGAGGTAGATTCTGAATATCCGTGCACGGAACTTCGAGGCATAGAAACAGAGAGTCCCTGTATCACCATGTATCCAGAGCCAAACCTGCTTCCAGACCGGTGCAAGGCTGTGAGTGCACTTCCAATATGTGTACCTGAGTCAAAGAACTTAAGACCACTAAcagaaactgaagaagaagaagatgatgaaagagTAAAGGAAATCAGTAGTGTCTCTATCCAATCAGCGGAAAAAAGTGAACCCATCAAAGTCTCTCCACACTGTGTTTTGTCACTTACTGACGAATCATTTCCTCATCAGTCTTCTAACCTCAGAAGAGACCCTACAGATCAAGATTTTGTCACTCCGTCTCCTGAAAAGCCTCTAGCTAGGAATCTTGAGAGAGATTCACAAACGGCAGGAGGCTTGAGGCTTACTAGAAGCCAAAGCTGCGGAGCAAGCTTTGTATCGAGCTCGTTCTTTTCTGTGTCTGAGATAGATGCTAACAGACCACCAGGCTGGTATCAGAATGAAAGAGCTGAGAGCAACCTGAAATCGTACAACAACAAGAGGCCGCCATTGCCAAAGCATATTAGCCGGATGAGCATGCCAGCAACTTGGTTCGAGAAAGAGTTCAACCCCACCCAAAGAATGCCAGCTGCTTTAGATGGTGTTAATAAGAGAAAGTCATCACAGAATGGATCACAGGTTTCTCCCTCTAAATCTCATGTGTATGCACGCCAGACAAGTGGTAGAACTTCACTCAGCCAAGGCGTAGGTGAAGAGACTATTCCTCAAAGGGACAAGCGAATCATTCATCTATCG ATGGATGAGATAGAGCAAAAGTTCTTGGCTCTAAGATCGTCAAAGAGTTTCAAGGACGCTGCTGTTGACCCCATACAAGACTATTTAACCATGCCATTGGACTGGCCGTTGGAGTTCAAGAGACTCGAGATGGAGATAATAGAGCTATGGCATGCTTGCAACGTTTCCTTGTCACACAGAAGTTACTTCTTCCTTCTATTCAGAGGAGATCAGAAAGATTGCTTGTACATGGAGGTAGAACTCCGCAGGCTCAAGTACATCAGAGAAACCTTTACCCACAATAGCAAGGCTATTGAAAATGGACGCACCCTTACATCAATGTCCAG CCTGAGGGCGTTGAACAGGGAGAGGTACAAGCTGAGTCAGCTGATGCAGAAGAAACTGacgaaagaagagagagagaacgtgTTCTTGAGATGGGGCATTGGGCTGAACACAAAGCACAGGCGGCTCCAACTGGCGCATCGTGTCTGGTCAGAGAGCAAAGACATGGAGCATGTCCGAGAGAGCGCCTCCGTTGTGGGAAAGCTCATGGGGTTCGTGGACATGGATTTGGCGTCCAAGGAAATGTTTGGCCTCAACTTCTCACTTAGACCCCGTCCTAAGAAATCTAGCCTTTGGAAACGCAGTGTTTTGTCGCTCTCTAATTTGTAA
- the LOC104711653 gene encoding protein CHAPERONE-LIKE PROTEIN OF POR1, chloroplastic, translating into MNASGLTVTPPRFHLRWRSDRFGTTQRSSQAFTVLSKLDNRNSALRNLKSSCLALPTQRRNAMIVRAMSASFGDMADDSTGSAVFPRINVKDPYKRLGISRMASEDEIQGARNFLIQQYAGHKPSVDAIESAHDKIIMQKFHERKNPKIDISKKVRQVRQSKVVNFVFERFQTPATAVLVKTAVTFAVLGVLTVLFPTEEGPTFQVALSLIATFYFIHERLKKKLWTFLYGTGAFIFSWLVGTFLMVSVIPPFIKGPRGFEVMSSLLSYFLLWVASSYLR; encoded by the exons ATGAATGCGTCCGGGTTAACTGTTACTCCGCCCAGATTTCACCTTCGATGGCGTTCAGATCGTTTTGGCACAACTCAGAGAAGCTCTCAAGCTTTTACTGTTCTAAGTAAACTTGATAATCGAAACTCAGCTTTGCGTAATCTTAAAAG TTCTTGTTTGGCTCTTCCTACACAACGACGCAATGCTATGATCGTCCGTGCTATGAGTGCTTCCTTTGGTGATATGGCAGATGATTCAACTG GTTCAGCTGTCTTCCCTCGGATCAATGTGAAAGACCCATATAAACGGCTTGGGATAAGCCGGATGGCCTCGGAGGATGAGATACAAGGGGCGAGGAACTTTCTCATTCAGCAATATGCAGGGCACAAACCCAGTGTTGATGCAATCGAATCAGCTCACGACAAGATTATCATGCAGAAGTTTCATGAGCGTAAAAACCCGAAGATTGACATATCGAAAAAGGTCCGCCAAGTGAGGCAGTCCAAAGTGGTCAACTTTGTTTTCGAAAGATTCCAAACTCCTGCCACTGCAGTCCTTGTCAAAACAGCAGTCACGTTTGCAGTTCTTGGCGTTCTAACTGTTTTGTTCCCTACTGAAGAAGGACCGACCTTTCAGGTTGCGTTATCACTAATAGCTACCTTTTACTTCATCCACGAAaggctgaagaagaagctctggACTTTCCTTTACGG GACTGGAGCTTTCATCTTCTCGTGGCTGGTTGGGACATTCTTGATGGTATCTGTGATCCCACCGTTCATCAAAGGACCAAGAGGTTTCGAGGTCATGTCTTCGCTCCTAAGCTACTTTTTGCTTTGGGTGGCTTCAAGTTACCTCCGGTAG